One region of Populus trichocarpa isolate Nisqually-1 chromosome 4, P.trichocarpa_v4.1, whole genome shotgun sequence genomic DNA includes:
- the LOC7479073 gene encoding cytochrome P450 77A1 has translation MELIDLLILGLTLFFLAIWWRSFSVVNGGGAKNLPPGPPGWPLVGNLFQIILERRHFIFVIRDLRKKYGPIFSMQMGQSTLVIVTSPDLIHEALVQKGPIFASRPPDSPIRLVFSVGKCAVNSAEYGPLWRTLRRNFVTELISPVRIRQCSWIREWALESHMKRLKSEALENGYVDVMDVCRFTVCSILVFICFGAKISEHWIHDIDNVTKDVMLISIPQLPDFLPILTPLFRKQMKRAKDLRKTQIECLVPLIRNRRAFVEKGENPKMEMLSPVGAAYVDSLFTLKAPGRGLLGEEELVTVCSELFVAGIDTSTSVLQWVFLELVLNQDIQEKLYREIVESVGKDGVINEEDVEKMNYLNAVVKETLRVHSPAHFTLSHATTEETELGGYKIPSNVNVEFYIEWMTEDPSLWKDPGIFRPERFIDGDGVNVDMTGTKGKVKMLPFGAGRRTCPGLALGLLHVNLMLARMVQAFKWLPAPNAPPDPTEAFAFTVVMKNPLKAVILPR, from the coding sequence ATGGAGTTGATAGATCTTCTTATTCTTGGTCTAACACTCTTTTTTCTTGCTATATGGTGGCGGAGCTTCTCTGTCGTCAATGGCGGCGGAGCCAAGAACTTGCCACCAGGACCACCAGGTTGGCCTCTTGTGGGCAACTTGTTTCAAATAATACTTGAACGGCGTCATTTCATCTTTGTCATACGTGATTTACGTAAGAAATACGGTCCAATCTTCTCCATGCAAATGGGCCAAAGTACTCTTGTTATAGTCACTAGCCCTGACCTAATCCATGAAGCCCTTGTTCAAAAAGGCCCTATCTTTGCTAGTCGGCCACCGGACTCACCGATCCGGTTGGTGTTCAGTGTCGGGAAATGTGCCGTCAACTCAGCTGAATATGGACCTCTTTGGCGGACACTTCGTCGGAACTTTGTCACGGAGTTGATAAGCCCGGTCAGGATCAGACAGTGTAGTTGGATACGAGAATGGGCGTTGGAGAGTCACATGAAGAGGCTCAAAAGTGAAGCTTTAGAAAACGGGTACGTAGATGTAATGGATGTTTGTAGATTCACTGTCTGTAGCATTCTAGTATTTATTTGCTTCGGAGCAAAAATCTCAGAACATTGGATTCATGATATAGATAATGTGACTAAAGATGTCATGCTAATATCAATTCCACAGCTTCCCGATTTCTTGCCTATTCTAACTCCCTTGTTTCGCAAGCAAATGAAGAGGGCAAAGGATTTAAGAAAGACTCAAATTGAGTGCTTGGTTCCTTTGATAAGGAACAGAAGAGCATTTGTAGAGAAAGGTGAAAACCCGAAAATGGAAATGTTGAGTCCAGTTGGTGCAGCCTATGTTGATTCACTTTTTACCCTTAAGGCACCGGGGAGGGGTCTTTTAGGAGAAGAAGAGCTTGTTACAGTTTGTTCAGAGTTGTTTGTTGCTGGAATCGATACTAGCACAAGTGTGCTACAGTGGGTTTTTCTTGAATTGGTCCTTAACCAAGACATTCAAGAAAAGTTGTACCGAGAAATTGTTGAGTCTGTGGGCAAAGATGGAGTAATCAACGAAGAAGATGTGGAGAAAATGAACTATCTCAACGCAGTGGTTAAAGAAACCCTAAGGGTACATTCTCCGGCGCATTTCACGTTATCACACGCCACGACGGAGGAGACGGAGCTTGGTGGCTACAAGATTCCGAGCAATgtgaatgttgagttctacatTGAATGGATGACTGAGGATCCGAGTTTGTGGAAGGATCCGGGTATATTTCGGCCCGAGAGGTTCATAGATGGTGATGGTGTCAACGTAGACATGACCGGAACGAAGGGCAAGGTGAAGATGTTGCCGTTCGGAGCCGGGAGGAGGACTTGCCCAGGGTTGGCTCTTGGTTTGTTGCATGTGAATTTAATGCTTGCAAGAATGGTACAAGCTTTCAAGTGGCTACCCGCACCGAATGCTCCACCCGACCCGACAGAGGCCTTTGCTTTCACGGTTGTCATGAAGAACCCTCTAAAAGCAGTCATATTGCCCAggtga
- the LOC7458544 gene encoding RNA pseudouridine synthase 6, chloroplastic yields the protein MASLNLASIFSYSYRSFSAPVTLLRTLAFTRAYSLNKKALVWCSLSKKKLSCESLKQDIACTTATSSVNGYPEYTRLLPCPSHNSPPRIEHLVVSEEGPVLDYICKALDLPPLFVADLIHFGAVHYALVCPQPPPTATPEQIRVFEEVTAPSVLKKRASIKGKTVREAQKTFRITHVDQFLEAGMYLRVHVHPKRFPRCYDIDWKSRIIHVTESFVVLDKPAGTSVGGTTDNIEESCATFATRALGLTAPLRTTHQIDNCTEGCVVLARTREDCSVFHGKIREKTVKKLYIALAASPVPIGVVNHYMRPINMAPRLVSEEFIKGWHLCQLEVMECKRVPWPDAVMEEKYCVQDCGWPSKDHAYECKINLLTGRTHQIRAQLAALGAPLVGDSMYMPAAVAEMVSPGCNPFGKYKKQYTSEDDKAIAVEEWVLCHGKEPNVAIGLQACQISWDDGKHIYNAGSPWWRCRMA from the exons ATGGCTTCTCTGAATTTAGCTTCAATCTTTAGCTATAGTTACAGGAGTTTTAGTGCACCAGTGACCCTCCTGCGCACGCTAGCATTCACCAGGGCTTATTCTCTCAACAAGAAGGCTTTGGTTTGGTGTTCTCTGAGTAAAAAGAAGTTAAGCTGTGAATCATTGAAGCAAGATATTGCTTGCACAACTGCCACTTCTTCTGTTAATGG TTACCCGGAATATACTCGCTTGCTTCCGTGCCCCTCTCACAATAGCCCACCAAGAATTGAACACTTGGTTGTTTCAGAAGAAGGTCCTGTTCTAGACTATATCTGTAAAGCTCTGGATCTTCCTCCTCT GTTTGTTGCAGATCTTATCCATTTTGGAGCTGTACATTATGCCCTTGTATGCCCACAGCCACCTCCAACAGCAACTCCTGAGCAGATTAGGGTATTTGAAGAAGTTACAGCACCATCAGTTCTAAAGAAGAGAGCTTCTATCAAAGGGAAAACAGTACGAGAAGCACAGAAAACTTTCCGGATAACCCATGTCGATCAGTTTCTTGAAGCTGGAATGTATTTGCGTGTTCATGTACACCCAAAACGCTTCCCTAG GTGCTATGACATTGATTGGAAATCAAGAATTATACATGTGACTgaatcttttgttgttttggacAAACCTGCTGGTACATCG GTTGGAGGAACTACAGACAACATAGAAGAAAGTTGTGCCACCTTTGCGACTCGTGCGTTGGGATTGACAGCCCCATTAAGGACTACCCATCAGATTGATAACTGCACAGAAGGCTG TGTTGTGTTAGCCAGGACCAGAGAGGACTGCTCAGTTTTCCATGGAAAAATCAGA GAGAAAACGGTGAAGAAACTTTATATTGCACTTGCTGCATCTCCCGTGCCCATTGGTGTAGTTAACCACTACATGCGTCCTATTAATATGGCTCCGAGACTTGTTTCAGAAG AATTTATAAAAGGTTGGCATTTATGTCAACTTGAGGTCATGGAATGCAAGAGAGTTCCTTGGCCAGATGCTGTTATGGAAGAGAAATATTGTGTTCAAGACTGTGGGTGGCCCTCAAAGGATCATGCATATGAGTGTAAAATCAACCTTTTGACTGGCCGTACACATCAG ATACGAGCTCAACTGGCTGCCCTCGGTGCACCTCTGGTGGGTGACTCAATGTACATGCCAGCTGCAGTTGCAGAAATGGTCAGTCCGGGTTGTAATCCATTTGGAAAATACAAAAAGCAATACACTAGTGAGGATGATAAAGCAATAGCTGTTGAAGAGTGGGTTTTATGTCACGGAAAGGAACCAAACGTTGCAATTGGTCTTCAGGCATGCCAGATTTCATGGGATGATGGCAAGCACATTTACAATGCTGGATCTCCCTGGTGGAGATGCAGAATGGCTTAA